In Gigantopelta aegis isolate Gae_Host chromosome 6, Gae_host_genome, whole genome shotgun sequence, the following are encoded in one genomic region:
- the LOC121376005 gene encoding growth arrest and DNA damage-inducible protein GADD45 alpha-like, which yields MTFPDVADGSVCHTKRTPLKVGWLLRESVRQALAENRLTCGVYECAKLLKCRADNVMLCVLPEAGNANDVTVHIKHTLIEAFCWENDIKLLKVTSSGSLANILQEKETAISYDHNDNATPTPPRTSAGFDVSCVLVEYPKLDKSEEDDAIADYYNTVLLGDVFPKPVIELPE from the exons AACCCCCCTGAAGGTGGGCTGGCTTCTCCGCGAGTCCGTGCGGCAGGCCCTGGCCGAGAATCGCCTGACGTGCGGGGTGTACGAGTGCGCAAAACTCCTCAAGTGCCGCGCAGACAATGTGATGCTGTGCGTTCTGCCAGAAGCCGGCAATGCCAATGACGTCACAGTGCACATCAAGCACACCCTCATAGAGGCTTTCTGTTGGGAGAACGACATCAAGTTACTTAAg GTAACGAGTTCCGGTTCActggcaaatattttacaagaGAAGGAAACGGCCATTTCCTATGACCATAACGATAATGCCACGCCGACTCCTCCCCGAACATCTGCAGGCTTTGATGTCAGCTGTGTCCTCGTTgag TATCCCAAGCTTGACAAGAGCGAGGAGGACGACGCCATAGCGGACTACTACAACACCGTCCTACTCGGGGATGTCTTCCCGAAGCCAGTCATAGAGCTGCCGGAGTGA